A window of the Janthinobacterium agaricidamnosum NBRC 102515 = DSM 9628 genome harbors these coding sequences:
- the cysM gene encoding cysteine synthase CysM — protein MAYKTLEDTIGNTPLVQLTRVPGADAVARNNIILGKLEGNNPAGSVKDRAAMSMLKRAEERGVIKPGDTLIEATSGNTGIALAMAAALRGYKMLLLMPDNLSVERRQSMAAYGAEILLTPKTGGMEYARDLAEQMQKDGKGIILDQFGNLDNSRAHYESTGPEIWRDTDGRVTHFVSAMGTTGTIMGVSQYLKEQNAAIQIIGAQPEEGSQIPGIRKWPEAYLPKIFDKARVDQIESVSQGAAERMARRLAAEEGIFCGISAAGACEIALRISQTVENATIVFIVCDRGDRYLSTGVFPA, from the coding sequence ATGGCCTACAAGACACTGGAAGATACGATCGGCAATACCCCGCTGGTGCAATTGACGCGGGTGCCGGGCGCCGACGCGGTTGCGCGCAACAATATTATCCTGGGCAAGCTGGAAGGCAATAATCCAGCCGGATCGGTCAAGGACCGCGCCGCGATGTCGATGCTCAAGCGGGCCGAGGAACGCGGTGTCATCAAGCCGGGCGACACGCTGATCGAGGCGACCAGCGGCAATACCGGTATCGCGCTGGCGATGGCGGCGGCCTTGCGGGGCTACAAGATGTTGTTGCTGATGCCAGACAACCTGAGCGTCGAGCGGCGCCAGAGCATGGCCGCCTATGGTGCCGAGATCTTGCTGACGCCCAAGACCGGCGGCATGGAATACGCGCGCGACCTGGCCGAGCAAATGCAAAAAGACGGCAAGGGCATCATCCTGGACCAGTTCGGCAACCTGGACAATTCGCGGGCCCACTATGAAAGCACCGGACCGGAAATCTGGCGCGACACCGACGGCCGCGTGACCCACTTTGTCAGCGCGATGGGCACCACCGGTACCATCATGGGCGTGTCGCAATATTTAAAGGAGCAAAACGCGGCGATCCAGATCATCGGCGCGCAGCCGGAAGAGGGATCGCAAATCCCCGGCATCCGCAAATGGCCGGAAGCATATTTACCGAAAATCTTCGACAAGGCGCGGGTCGACCAGATCGAATCGGTCAGCCAGGGCGCGGCGGAACGCATGGCGCGGCGGCTGGCGGCGGAAGAGGGGATTTTTTGCGGGATTTCGGCGGCGGGTGCTTGTGAAATTGCTCTGCGGATATCGCAAACGGTAGAGAATGCGACTATCGTATTCATTGTCTGTGACCGTGGCGACCGTTATTTATCGACCGGCGTATTTCCGGCGTAA